A genomic window from Synechococcus sp. WH 8016 includes:
- the rpmG gene encoding 50S ribosomal protein L33 produces MAKNKGVRIVITLECTECRSNPAKRSPGVSRYTTEKNRRNTTERLEIKKFCPHCNKSTPHKEIK; encoded by the coding sequence ATGGCTAAGAACAAGGGCGTCCGGATCGTGATCACTCTCGAGTGCACTGAATGCCGGTCCAATCCCGCCAAGCGTTCTCCCGGAGTGTCTCGCTACACCACCGAGAAGAATCGCCGGAACACCACCGAACGGCTGGAGATCAAGAAGTTCTGTCCCCACTGCAATAAGTCGACTCCCCACAAGGAGATCAAGTGA
- a CDS encoding Coq4 family protein, translated as MSEQQHYVRSSFSKSATKLAVSILQTAKQPEKIFQHGRYFAIPGQTKLEKDCIERVLAIPKVQELLANRPSPLWPDLEQMAAMPKGSLGWCVHRRLEKLGLSFLVDQSLISESQTDEEFAITRFIRLHEIHHTILGLPITVAGEAAATAFYASTGSSPYQIGVLSSWMLRGAYEPNEHRLIWDAIGFGIAVGQEVTELFSPRWEDGWERPIIDWQNELGINKLLMTSPFQEDLEDIYA; from the coding sequence ATGTCAGAACAGCAACACTACGTGCGGTCATCATTTTCTAAAAGTGCTACAAAGTTAGCAGTTTCCATTTTGCAAACAGCAAAGCAGCCTGAAAAAATTTTTCAACACGGCAGATATTTTGCAATCCCAGGACAAACTAAACTGGAGAAAGATTGTATTGAAAGAGTTCTAGCCATCCCAAAAGTTCAGGAGCTACTCGCCAACCGGCCTTCACCACTATGGCCAGATCTTGAGCAAATGGCTGCTATGCCTAAAGGGAGTCTTGGTTGGTGCGTGCATCGCCGCCTGGAGAAACTTGGGCTTTCTTTTTTAGTTGATCAATCGCTGATATCAGAATCCCAAACTGATGAAGAATTCGCGATAACCAGATTTATACGTTTGCATGAGATTCACCACACGATCCTCGGTCTTCCGATCACAGTCGCAGGTGAAGCTGCTGCGACGGCGTTTTATGCAAGCACTGGATCAAGCCCCTATCAGATCGGAGTTCTTTCATCATGGATGCTCCGCGGTGCCTACGAACCAAATGAGCACAGGCTGATCTGGGATGCAATCGGTTTCGGCATTGCAGTTGGCCAGGAGGTTACTGAACTTTTCTCCCCTCGTTGGGAAGATGGCTGGGAACGACCGATTATCGATTGGCAGAATGAACTGGGTATCAACAAGCTGCTGATGACATCTCCGTTCCAGGAGGACTTGGAAGACATCTATGCTTAA
- the lptC gene encoding LPS export ABC transporter periplasmic protein LptC, whose amino-acid sequence MTFAERFNHFRLLKSSTWITPVILSVLVLGCASSTENRSKTAAPLPFVFRKLELEQKKSSGDIDWKLSSPEARYELTRRLVRAKRPVGVLYSKNKPSFEIKADFAVVINDGEQIMLEGDVQLQQINGQKILIKGERLRWEPELSRLIMEQQPRAFDDRSRITATLAILLQDTNSLTLSGPVQLDRWQDKLALTVKPDTAVRTGNATWNLENGSLKANGPVLGQRRDQEGVVLEQLEGRELTGNTQKGLITVKSPVIVTMPKNKGLLRAKDTSWNFRKQTLSSNDPFEGLINQTQINGESFLAELNQSTVVIPEGCRIQQPGEQLQASQCRWNWETDEVLATGGVRVERESNNQITEAETLSGSVGDEGSLTFTAPGNKVRSQVTIEEETNDRDPNTQPSQPPVLF is encoded by the coding sequence GTGACCTTTGCCGAGCGATTCAACCACTTCAGATTGCTGAAAAGCAGCACCTGGATCACACCAGTGATTCTCAGCGTTCTCGTGCTGGGCTGCGCCTCCTCAACAGAGAACCGTTCAAAAACAGCTGCGCCGCTGCCATTTGTCTTTCGCAAACTAGAGCTCGAACAGAAAAAATCAAGCGGAGATATCGACTGGAAACTCTCAAGTCCTGAGGCGCGCTATGAACTCACTCGAAGATTGGTGAGGGCTAAGCGACCGGTTGGTGTTCTATACAGCAAAAACAAACCATCCTTCGAAATCAAGGCTGATTTTGCCGTAGTCATCAACGATGGCGAACAAATCATGCTTGAAGGCGATGTTCAACTTCAACAAATAAATGGGCAAAAGATTTTAATCAAAGGCGAAAGGTTGCGTTGGGAACCAGAACTTTCTCGCCTCATCATGGAACAACAGCCAAGGGCATTTGATGATCGTTCAAGAATCACCGCAACCCTTGCCATCCTTCTGCAAGATACCAATAGCCTCACACTCAGCGGCCCCGTCCAACTCGATCGCTGGCAAGACAAGCTTGCGCTCACTGTCAAACCAGATACAGCGGTACGCACAGGCAATGCCACCTGGAACCTCGAGAACGGTTCACTCAAGGCCAATGGACCAGTTCTGGGCCAACGCCGAGATCAGGAAGGAGTTGTTCTAGAGCAGCTGGAAGGGCGGGAATTAACAGGCAATACACAAAAAGGCCTGATCACAGTGAAATCTCCTGTGATTGTGACCATGCCAAAAAACAAAGGTCTCTTACGCGCCAAAGACACCAGCTGGAATTTCCGTAAACAAACCCTGAGTAGCAACGATCCATTTGAGGGTTTGATTAATCAAACCCAGATCAATGGCGAGAGTTTCCTTGCTGAACTCAATCAATCCACCGTGGTCATTCCCGAAGGCTGTCGCATCCAACAACCAGGAGAACAGTTGCAAGCGAGCCAATGCCGCTGGAATTGGGAAACCGACGAAGTGTTGGCAACGGGTGGAGTTCGCGTAGAGCGTGAAAGCAACAATCAAATCACCGAAGCAGAAACATTGAGCGGATCCGTGGGGGATGAGGGGTCACTTACGTTCACGGCACCGGGAAACAAAGTGCGTTCCCAGGTCACGATTGAGGAGGAGACAAACGATCGAGACCCAAACACACAACCATCTCAACCTCCAGTGCTGTTTTAA
- a CDS encoding carbohydrate porin: MLWVQVGQVLGATVIRALITTVVLGVAPVMAQSSPPTSNPAASQTAPGTGRLGRLLGLPADGALRIGGVWVGNGTSQWSGGVSDQNASNGVQELLLEASLDLGKAIGLDHTWIWIQGLQVNTTSDAGLVSGSVQGSNSLTTPPPLNRMELFEFAIRKDFWDERVRVIAGKQSASITFANINRPDKTSVDRYQVNNLTSLAFTPIYSMPTLLGRLPGYTNSALGLTITVQPDVLEDRAYFSAGIYDGRGGLRDASVQTGLDAPSLRGPLFSIAEVGSGWVVGKSRKPGSFGLGGWSQGGESVVCQTGNPTNCVTELGAWGVYALMNQRLSSFRPEQDSSGITSFLSTGWSPSVSNQMSASATAGLTAIGLLESRPNDSMGVGISWAKINRSQPFLEVEFNPNELMLQGYVQLALADWLYVQPTITVLPLVGDRDAEDDSVSGLLQLTMLF, encoded by the coding sequence ATGCTCTGGGTGCAGGTTGGTCAGGTTCTTGGTGCAACGGTGATCCGCGCCTTGATCACCACCGTTGTGCTCGGTGTGGCGCCAGTGATGGCTCAGTCAAGCCCACCAACGAGCAACCCGGCTGCATCACAAACAGCACCGGGTACCGGCAGGTTGGGGCGTTTGTTAGGCCTGCCTGCCGATGGTGCTCTACGCATTGGTGGTGTTTGGGTGGGCAATGGCACATCCCAGTGGTCGGGGGGTGTTTCGGATCAGAACGCCTCCAATGGTGTTCAAGAACTGCTGCTGGAAGCGAGTCTGGATCTCGGTAAGGCCATCGGTCTTGATCACACCTGGATTTGGATTCAGGGTCTGCAGGTGAACACCACGAGTGATGCTGGCCTGGTGAGCGGCAGTGTGCAGGGCTCGAACAGCCTGACCACGCCACCGCCGTTGAACCGTATGGAGCTGTTTGAGTTCGCCATTCGTAAAGATTTCTGGGATGAACGAGTCCGTGTGATTGCTGGCAAGCAGTCGGCCAGTATCACCTTCGCCAACATCAACAGACCTGATAAAACGAGTGTTGATCGCTATCAGGTGAACAACCTCACCAGCCTTGCTTTCACTCCCATTTATTCCATGCCGACCTTGTTGGGTCGTTTACCGGGCTATACCAATTCCGCACTTGGACTGACCATCACCGTTCAGCCAGATGTTTTGGAGGATCGTGCATACTTCAGCGCCGGCATTTACGACGGACGTGGTGGCCTTCGCGATGCATCTGTCCAGACCGGACTCGATGCGCCTTCGCTACGAGGCCCCCTGTTCAGCATCGCTGAAGTTGGAAGTGGATGGGTTGTTGGCAAGTCACGCAAACCAGGATCCTTTGGGCTGGGTGGCTGGTCTCAGGGGGGTGAATCGGTGGTCTGTCAAACCGGTAATCCCACGAATTGCGTCACGGAGCTCGGTGCCTGGGGGGTCTACGCCTTAATGAATCAGCGTTTGTCCAGTTTTCGCCCTGAGCAAGACAGCAGTGGGATTACGAGCTTCCTCAGTACTGGATGGTCGCCGTCCGTCAGCAATCAGATGAGTGCTTCTGCCACGGCGGGACTCACGGCGATTGGGCTCTTGGAAAGCCGTCCTAACGACAGCATGGGTGTCGGCATTTCCTGGGCGAAGATCAACCGTAGCCAACCATTTTTGGAAGTTGAGTTCAATCCCAATGAGCTGATGTTGCAGGGTTATGTGCAACTCGCCCTAGCCGATTGGCTGTATGTCCAACCTACGATCACCGTGCTCCCTCTGGTAGGTGACCGCGATGCTGAAGATGACTCGGTGAGCGGTTTGCTTCAACTCACCATGCTGTTCTAA
- the rpsR gene encoding 30S ribosomal protein S18 — translation MSSSFFKKRLSPIKPGDPIDYKDVDLLKKFITERGKILPRRLTGLTAKQQRDLTNAVKRARIVALLPFVNPEG, via the coding sequence ATGTCTAGTTCCTTCTTTAAGAAGCGTCTTTCTCCGATCAAACCCGGAGATCCCATTGATTACAAAGATGTGGATCTTCTCAAGAAATTCATCACCGAGCGAGGAAAGATTCTTCCTCGTCGCCTGACCGGGCTCACGGCCAAACAACAGCGCGATCTCACGAACGCCGTGAAGCGTGCACGCATCGTTGCATTGCTGCCCTTCGTCAACCCTGAAGGCTGA
- the metG gene encoding methionine--tRNA ligase, whose amino-acid sequence MIYTLTTPLYYVNDKPHLGSTYTTIACDALARFQRLEGNDVVFVTGVDEHGQKIQRTAAAQGISPIDHCNRVTASYEKAWKEWDISHDRFVRTTSARHLPLVQQFFQRCEAAGDIRSGRQTGWYCVGCEEFKDDPAEATNPACSIHQKPLEWRDEENLFFCLSHFQEKIEALLSQPDFIAPASRRKEIQNFVAGGLRDFSISRVNVDWGLPVPGHQGHTFYVWFDALLGYLTALLDDGGSIDLERLNAVGWPADQHVIGKDILRFHAVYWPAMLMSAGLPLPKKVFGHGFLTREGQKMGKSIGNVLDPEVLLSRCGTDAVRWYLLRDIQFGDDGDFQQQRFVDLVNNDLANTIGNLLNRTSSMSRKWFNECTPIVDGEDSDHHALRQAAETAIASVRAAMPSMAFQNAAEAILQLAIQANGYLNDQAPWSKMKKGGQDAQVAIDIYGVLESARLVGWLLQPLVPDLSERILTQLNQSSSATYWTGQLQWGGLESGHPLPQPQPVMQRLELEEAL is encoded by the coding sequence ATGATTTATACCCTTACAACCCCTCTTTACTACGTCAACGACAAACCACATTTAGGAAGCACTTACACCACCATTGCCTGTGATGCACTGGCTCGCTTTCAGAGACTGGAAGGCAACGACGTGGTGTTTGTGACTGGCGTTGATGAACACGGTCAAAAAATCCAACGCACAGCCGCTGCTCAGGGAATCAGTCCCATCGATCACTGCAATCGGGTCACAGCCAGCTACGAAAAGGCCTGGAAAGAATGGGATATCAGCCACGATCGATTTGTTCGAACCACATCCGCTCGCCACTTGCCGCTGGTCCAACAATTTTTTCAACGCTGTGAAGCAGCTGGAGATATTCGCAGTGGACGGCAAACAGGTTGGTATTGCGTTGGCTGCGAGGAGTTCAAAGATGATCCTGCCGAAGCGACCAACCCGGCTTGTTCCATCCACCAGAAGCCATTGGAATGGAGAGATGAAGAAAACCTCTTCTTTTGTTTGTCCCATTTCCAAGAAAAGATTGAAGCCCTGCTCAGCCAGCCTGATTTCATTGCGCCAGCGAGTCGACGCAAAGAGATTCAAAATTTTGTAGCTGGAGGTTTACGCGACTTTTCCATTTCAAGGGTGAATGTGGACTGGGGATTGCCCGTACCGGGGCATCAAGGCCATACCTTTTATGTGTGGTTTGATGCCTTACTCGGCTACCTCACGGCTCTCTTAGATGACGGTGGAAGCATTGACCTAGAGCGCTTAAACGCTGTTGGCTGGCCAGCGGATCAGCATGTGATTGGCAAAGACATTTTGCGCTTCCATGCTGTGTACTGGCCGGCCATGTTGATGTCCGCAGGCTTACCTTTGCCCAAAAAGGTTTTTGGCCATGGTTTTTTAACCAGAGAAGGGCAAAAAATGGGCAAATCGATTGGAAATGTTCTTGACCCAGAAGTGCTCCTGAGTCGCTGTGGCACTGATGCCGTTCGCTGGTATCTCTTACGTGATATTCAATTTGGAGACGATGGAGATTTCCAGCAACAGCGGTTTGTTGACCTCGTTAATAATGACCTTGCCAACACCATTGGAAATTTGCTGAACCGAACATCTTCGATGTCTCGCAAATGGTTTAACGAGTGCACTCCCATCGTTGACGGAGAAGACAGCGATCATCATGCGTTACGCCAGGCTGCCGAAACAGCGATTGCTTCTGTCCGGGCAGCCATGCCCTCCATGGCATTTCAAAACGCGGCTGAGGCCATTCTTCAGCTCGCCATTCAAGCGAACGGATATCTCAATGATCAAGCACCTTGGAGCAAGATGAAAAAGGGTGGTCAAGACGCGCAAGTCGCCATCGACATATACGGGGTTTTAGAAAGCGCTCGACTCGTGGGATGGCTGTTGCAACCGCTGGTTCCCGATTTGAGTGAGCGGATTCTGACCCAGCTCAATCAGAGCTCATCAGCCACCTACTGGACGGGACAGCTGCAGTGGGGAGGCTTGGAATCGGGCCACCCGCTCCCCCAGCCACAACCGGTGATGCAACGATTGGAACTTGAAGAAGCACTGTGA
- a CDS encoding FAD-dependent oxidoreductase — protein sequence MITHTCHSPVVVWGGGTGGVAAAVQAARSGANTLLLTPGHWLGGMVSTAGVCCPDGNELAPWQTGLWGAFLRALYQAEAEGLDQNWVSCFGYRPTTAEAILQNWVHALPNLQWWADCRLLDVQRSGSSVQAVLIQRSADVHRIGCDVLIDGSDRGDLLPLAEAPFRLGWEPQELWGEPSAPSEQRLKSEDFFLQQSVQSPTWVVMGQLQSDRLVADPASGVDPQGSPLLPEPFEQACAAFGLERTISYGRLPGGLVMLNWPLHGNDWHRGLERAFAVDSKAEQELMAEMQAHSLRFADQLERCTAGWLRRGEAFPRGAGSPAGWLAAMPYWREGRRMIGLQTVIEQELLPQATGQSIAALPFNDAGELESIAIGNYANDHHYPGSDWPLAPKSCRWGGRWTGTPFCIPYRALVSADVDNLLAADKGFSTSHMANGATRLQPLIFNVGQAAGAAAALSIRLRCSLAALPVRLLQDLLIEEPMAPSGIVPLWDTPWHHPHWQQRQRACLENPELLGSNGCWLGPEEQVSMALPPQPQQDVWSGTLVPDGNAGYALERSDGCRWPVITLEPELSDWLADQDRPKAVELLAVANPWGPWLRAISLLGSKDVS from the coding sequence ATGATCACCCATACCTGCCATAGCCCTGTCGTGGTCTGGGGGGGTGGCACCGGTGGGGTTGCCGCTGCTGTTCAGGCGGCTCGATCTGGTGCCAACACCCTTCTGCTCACGCCTGGTCACTGGCTAGGAGGCATGGTCAGCACGGCAGGTGTGTGTTGTCCGGATGGCAATGAACTGGCGCCCTGGCAGACCGGTCTGTGGGGTGCCTTCCTCAGGGCTTTGTATCAAGCCGAGGCTGAGGGCCTCGATCAAAACTGGGTGAGCTGCTTTGGCTACCGGCCAACGACAGCGGAGGCCATCCTTCAAAACTGGGTGCACGCCCTTCCGAATCTTCAGTGGTGGGCGGATTGTCGGCTGCTGGATGTGCAGCGCTCTGGATCATCTGTGCAGGCAGTGCTGATTCAACGCTCCGCTGACGTCCATCGCATTGGCTGCGATGTGCTGATCGATGGCAGTGATCGCGGAGATTTGCTGCCCTTGGCAGAGGCCCCCTTTCGTTTGGGCTGGGAGCCTCAGGAGCTGTGGGGGGAGCCAAGTGCTCCCAGCGAGCAGCGCCTCAAGAGCGAAGACTTTTTTTTGCAGCAGTCCGTGCAGTCACCCACCTGGGTGGTGATGGGACAGTTGCAGAGCGATCGACTCGTGGCTGATCCTGCTTCAGGAGTGGATCCACAGGGCTCACCGTTATTGCCCGAGCCCTTTGAACAGGCCTGCGCAGCCTTTGGCCTGGAGCGCACCATCAGTTATGGGCGCCTGCCTGGCGGATTGGTGATGCTGAATTGGCCCCTGCACGGCAATGATTGGCATCGGGGTCTCGAGCGTGCCTTCGCCGTCGATTCCAAAGCCGAGCAGGAGCTGATGGCTGAGATGCAAGCCCATAGCCTGCGTTTTGCCGATCAGCTTGAGCGGTGTACAGCCGGTTGGTTAAGGCGCGGCGAGGCCTTTCCGCGCGGAGCTGGAAGCCCGGCTGGTTGGCTGGCGGCGATGCCCTACTGGCGTGAGGGGCGGCGAATGATCGGTCTTCAGACCGTGATTGAACAGGAGCTCTTGCCTCAAGCAACGGGTCAATCGATCGCTGCCCTTCCCTTCAATGACGCTGGAGAGCTGGAATCGATTGCGATTGGTAATTACGCCAATGACCATCACTATCCAGGATCGGATTGGCCGCTCGCCCCCAAGAGCTGTCGCTGGGGTGGCCGCTGGACAGGAACTCCCTTTTGCATTCCTTATCGAGCGCTCGTGAGTGCTGACGTGGACAACCTGCTGGCTGCTGATAAGGGTTTCAGTACAAGCCATATGGCCAATGGGGCGACAAGGCTCCAACCGCTCATTTTCAATGTGGGACAGGCTGCTGGAGCAGCGGCGGCCCTGTCGATTCGGCTCCGCTGTTCACTCGCTGCTCTGCCCGTTCGCCTGCTTCAAGACCTCTTAATCGAGGAGCCCATGGCCCCCTCTGGCATCGTTCCGCTCTGGGATACGCCCTGGCATCATCCGCATTGGCAACAAAGACAGCGTGCCTGTCTTGAAAACCCTGAGCTACTGGGATCGAATGGTTGTTGGCTCGGTCCAGAGGAGCAGGTTTCAATGGCTCTGCCTCCCCAGCCTCAACAGGACGTTTGGTCCGGAACACTCGTGCCTGATGGCAACGCTGGATATGCGCTGGAACGGTCGGACGGTTGCCGTTGGCCCGTGATCACCCTTGAGCCCGAGCTGAGCGATTGGCTGGCGGATCAGGACCGCCCAAAAGCTGTTGAGTTACTCGCCGTCGCGAACCCCTGGGGGCCCTGGTTGCGGGCGATCAGCCTGCTTGGCTCCAAGGATGTTTCCTGA
- a CDS encoding ribonuclease catalytic domain-containing protein, with translation MHASLHCCPSSTLKADPLASSSLQPGDLVGVQESKGNQLAVVESLQGSKARLKLGFDRKSVVLPQRQLNLLCPLPSGADLPDGLGASPWNLKAENLLPSCLDRRSWGAAWLLLQEEDETVEIEFFSDLVCGGSSPSQLALCWLALMGPQLWFRYKQDQIKARSAKELKQLRRQQRLKTLEQQKEQRWKQLLSNRQQVDLPNLPQLLRDRFEQLKDLISGSLEFGQLDKTVQQSLVGLRLDQDRAELRLLLVDLGLWDPHQLASMAGTTWSSGFSPALLEEAERLVELNACERPGDSERIDLCHQRCVTIDDEDTRDIDDGIALERCDDGSQRVWIHIADPGRLIEAGSALDLEARRRGSSLYLAKGNLPMFPECLSTGPFSLRARKRTAAWSIWAELSSDGELGDHGIQRSWVQPTYRLSYEDADELIELAPPEDTDLAELDALLSRRRDCRVRHGALIMDLPEGRIRCRDGQPSLEVSEPGRSRQMVAEAMILAGAVVARFAEINDLALPFRSQLTADLPPSSELDALPEGAVRFAAIKRCLSRGIMGTQPAAHFSLGLASYAQATSPIRRYGDLVVQRQLHALLSSKESGEEPLDRDDLQVLLNDFDAAVREGIGISREDQRHWQQVWFEHHGKEQWAAQFLRWLRPQDQLGLVRIDDLAMDVAAECPRDSEPGEGLLITVQHVDSARDQLRLVASAH, from the coding sequence GTGCACGCATCGTTGCATTGCTGCCCTTCGTCAACCCTGAAGGCTGATCCACTGGCTTCGTCCTCTCTCCAACCAGGAGACCTTGTCGGCGTTCAAGAGTCGAAGGGGAACCAGTTGGCTGTTGTCGAATCCCTTCAAGGCAGCAAAGCGCGCCTGAAGCTCGGCTTTGATCGCAAATCGGTTGTCTTACCCCAGCGGCAACTCAATCTGCTCTGCCCCCTGCCTTCCGGAGCCGATCTCCCGGATGGACTGGGGGCATCTCCTTGGAATCTCAAAGCCGAGAACCTCCTCCCCTCTTGTCTCGACCGTCGCAGCTGGGGCGCAGCCTGGCTCTTACTGCAAGAGGAGGATGAGACCGTTGAGATTGAATTTTTTAGTGATCTGGTTTGCGGAGGAAGTAGTCCAAGCCAACTAGCGCTCTGTTGGCTTGCCTTGATGGGGCCCCAACTCTGGTTCCGTTACAAGCAAGATCAGATCAAAGCTCGCTCGGCCAAGGAACTGAAACAGCTGCGGCGTCAGCAACGACTCAAAACTCTTGAGCAGCAGAAAGAACAGCGTTGGAAACAGCTGTTGAGCAACCGACAACAGGTTGATCTTCCAAATCTCCCCCAGCTCCTCCGTGACAGATTCGAGCAGCTGAAAGACCTGATTTCAGGTTCCCTCGAATTTGGTCAACTTGACAAGACGGTTCAGCAAAGCCTGGTGGGTCTGCGTCTCGATCAAGACCGGGCTGAACTTCGACTGCTCTTGGTGGATCTTGGCCTTTGGGACCCTCATCAACTGGCATCGATGGCGGGCACAACCTGGTCATCGGGATTTAGCCCGGCACTACTTGAGGAAGCGGAACGCTTGGTGGAGCTCAACGCGTGCGAACGCCCAGGCGACTCCGAGCGCATCGATCTTTGCCATCAGCGCTGCGTCACCATCGACGATGAAGACACCCGTGATATTGATGACGGGATCGCGCTCGAGCGCTGTGATGATGGCAGTCAAAGAGTCTGGATTCATATCGCTGACCCGGGGCGACTGATCGAGGCAGGCTCAGCCCTCGATCTGGAAGCCAGACGCCGAGGTAGCAGTCTGTATTTGGCGAAAGGCAATCTGCCAATGTTCCCCGAATGCTTGTCGACGGGGCCTTTCAGTTTGCGTGCAAGGAAGCGCACCGCTGCCTGGAGCATCTGGGCTGAACTCAGCAGCGACGGTGAACTCGGAGATCACGGAATCCAACGCAGCTGGGTCCAACCCACCTATCGACTCAGCTACGAAGATGCCGATGAGTTGATCGAATTGGCACCTCCAGAAGACACCGATTTGGCGGAATTGGATGCGCTCCTCAGCCGGAGGCGTGACTGCCGAGTACGCCATGGAGCCTTGATCATGGATCTTCCAGAAGGCCGCATTCGTTGTCGAGATGGTCAGCCATCTCTCGAGGTGAGTGAACCTGGCAGATCGAGGCAGATGGTGGCTGAAGCCATGATCTTGGCGGGAGCGGTCGTGGCCCGATTTGCGGAAATCAACGACCTGGCCTTGCCGTTCCGCAGCCAACTGACTGCTGACCTCCCCCCCAGCTCCGAATTGGATGCTCTCCCAGAGGGAGCCGTTCGATTCGCCGCCATCAAGCGCTGTCTCAGTCGCGGAATCATGGGGACCCAACCCGCAGCCCACTTCAGCTTGGGACTTGCCTCCTATGCCCAAGCCACATCCCCCATTCGCCGCTATGGCGATCTCGTTGTGCAGAGGCAATTGCATGCCCTACTGAGCAGCAAGGAGAGTGGCGAAGAACCGCTTGACCGTGATGATCTACAAGTCCTCTTGAATGATTTCGATGCCGCAGTGCGAGAAGGCATTGGCATTTCTCGAGAAGATCAGCGCCATTGGCAGCAGGTTTGGTTTGAACACCATGGCAAAGAGCAGTGGGCTGCTCAGTTCTTGCGCTGGTTGCGTCCTCAGGATCAGCTTGGACTGGTGCGTATTGACGACCTCGCCATGGATGTGGCTGCTGAATGTCCACGCGATTCAGAACCCGGCGAGGGTCTGCTCATCACAGTGCAGCATGTGGACTCAGCGCGTGATCAGCTCAGACTTGTGGCCTCAGCTCACTAA